A genomic segment from Leopardus geoffroyi isolate Oge1 chromosome A2, O.geoffroyi_Oge1_pat1.0, whole genome shotgun sequence encodes:
- the CRBN gene encoding protein cereblon isoform X2, with amino-acid sequence MADEREPQDAAHDMGNHLPLLPESEEEDEIEMEVEDQDSKEAKKPNVINFDTSLPTSHTYLGSDMEEFHGRTLHDDDSCQVIPVLPQVMMILIPGQTLPLQLFRPQEVSMVRNLIQKDRTFAVLAYSNVQEREAQFGTTAEIYAYREEQDFGIEIVKVKAIGRQRFKVLELRTQSDGIQQAKVQILPECVLPSTMSAVQLESLNKCQIFPSKPVSWEDQYSYKWWQKYQKRKFHCANLTSWPRWLYSLYDAETLMDRIKKQLREWDENLKDDSLPSNPIDFSYRVAACLPIDDVLRIQLLKIGSAIQRLRCELDIMNKCTSLCCKQCQETEITTKNEIFSLSLCGPMAAYVNPHGYVHETLTVYKACNLNLIGRPSTEHSWFPGYAWTIAQCRICASHIGWKFTATKKDMSPQKFWGLTRSALLPTIPDTEDEISPDKVILCL; translated from the exons ATGGCCGACGAGAGGGAGCCGCAGGACGCTGCGCACGACATGGGCAACCACCTGCCACTCCTCCCTG agagtgaggaagaagaTGAAATTGAAATGGAAGTTGAAGACCAGGATAGCAAAGAAGCCAAAAAACCAAACGTCATAAATTTTGACACCAGTCTGCCAACATCACATACA TATCTGGGCTCTGATATGGAAGAATTTCATGGCAGGACTCTGCATGATGACGACAGCTGCCAGGTTATTCCAGTTCTGCCACAGGTGATGATGATCCTGATTCCTGGGCAGACCTTACCTCTTCAGCTCTTTCGTCCTCAGGAAGTCAGCATGGTGCGGAATTTAATTCAGAAAGACAGAACCTTTGCGGTTCTTGCATACAG TAATGTACAGGAGAGGGAAGCACAGTTTGGAACAACAGCAGAGATATATGCCTATCGAGAAGAACAGGATTTTGGAATTGAGATAGTGAAAGTGAAAGCAATTGGACGACAAAGGTTCAAAGTTCTTGAGCTAAGAACACAGTCAGATGG AATCCAGCAAGCTAAAGTGCAAATTCTTCCCGAGTGTGTGTTGCCTTCAACCATGTCTGCAGTTCAGTTAGAATCCCTCAATAAATGCCAGATATTTCCTTCAAAACCTGTCTCATGGGAAGACCAGTATTCATATAAATGGTGGCAGAAATACCAGAAG agAAAGTTTCATTGTGCAAATTTGACTTCATGGCCTCGCTGGCTGTATTCCTTATATGATGCT GAAACTTTAATGGATAGAATTAAGAAACAGCTCCGTGAATGGGACGAAAATCTAAAAGACGATTCTCTTCCTTCAAATCCAATAG atttttcttacAGAGTAGCTGCTTGTCTTCCTATCGATGATGTATTAAGGATTCAGCTCCTTAAAATTGGTAGTGCCATCCAACGACTCCGCTGTGAACtagatattatgaataaa TGTACATCTCTTTGCTGTAAACAAtgtcaagaaacagaaataacaaccaaaaatgaaatattcag TTTATCATTATGTGGGCCGATGGCAGCTTACGTGAATCCTCATGGATACGTGCATGAGACGCTTACTGTGTATAAGGCTTGCAACTTGAATCTGATAGGTCGACCTTCTACAGAGCACAGCTGGTTTCCTGG GTACGCCTGGACTATTGCCCAGTGTAGGATCTGTGCAAGCCATATTGGATGGAAATTTACAGCCACCAAAAAAGACATGTCACCTCAGAAGTTTTGGGGTTTGACTCGATCTGCTCTGTTGCCCACAATCCCAGACACTGAAGATGAGATAAGTCCAGACAAAGTAATACTTTGCTTGTAA
- the CRBN gene encoding protein cereblon isoform X1 — protein sequence MADEREPQDAAHDMGNHLPLLPAESEEEDEIEMEVEDQDSKEAKKPNVINFDTSLPTSHTYLGSDMEEFHGRTLHDDDSCQVIPVLPQVMMILIPGQTLPLQLFRPQEVSMVRNLIQKDRTFAVLAYSNVQEREAQFGTTAEIYAYREEQDFGIEIVKVKAIGRQRFKVLELRTQSDGIQQAKVQILPECVLPSTMSAVQLESLNKCQIFPSKPVSWEDQYSYKWWQKYQKRKFHCANLTSWPRWLYSLYDAETLMDRIKKQLREWDENLKDDSLPSNPIDFSYRVAACLPIDDVLRIQLLKIGSAIQRLRCELDIMNKCTSLCCKQCQETEITTKNEIFSLSLCGPMAAYVNPHGYVHETLTVYKACNLNLIGRPSTEHSWFPGYAWTIAQCRICASHIGWKFTATKKDMSPQKFWGLTRSALLPTIPDTEDEISPDKVILCL from the exons ATGGCCGACGAGAGGGAGCCGCAGGACGCTGCGCACGACATGGGCAACCACCTGCCACTCCTCCCTG cagagagtgaggaagaagaTGAAATTGAAATGGAAGTTGAAGACCAGGATAGCAAAGAAGCCAAAAAACCAAACGTCATAAATTTTGACACCAGTCTGCCAACATCACATACA TATCTGGGCTCTGATATGGAAGAATTTCATGGCAGGACTCTGCATGATGACGACAGCTGCCAGGTTATTCCAGTTCTGCCACAGGTGATGATGATCCTGATTCCTGGGCAGACCTTACCTCTTCAGCTCTTTCGTCCTCAGGAAGTCAGCATGGTGCGGAATTTAATTCAGAAAGACAGAACCTTTGCGGTTCTTGCATACAG TAATGTACAGGAGAGGGAAGCACAGTTTGGAACAACAGCAGAGATATATGCCTATCGAGAAGAACAGGATTTTGGAATTGAGATAGTGAAAGTGAAAGCAATTGGACGACAAAGGTTCAAAGTTCTTGAGCTAAGAACACAGTCAGATGG AATCCAGCAAGCTAAAGTGCAAATTCTTCCCGAGTGTGTGTTGCCTTCAACCATGTCTGCAGTTCAGTTAGAATCCCTCAATAAATGCCAGATATTTCCTTCAAAACCTGTCTCATGGGAAGACCAGTATTCATATAAATGGTGGCAGAAATACCAGAAG agAAAGTTTCATTGTGCAAATTTGACTTCATGGCCTCGCTGGCTGTATTCCTTATATGATGCT GAAACTTTAATGGATAGAATTAAGAAACAGCTCCGTGAATGGGACGAAAATCTAAAAGACGATTCTCTTCCTTCAAATCCAATAG atttttcttacAGAGTAGCTGCTTGTCTTCCTATCGATGATGTATTAAGGATTCAGCTCCTTAAAATTGGTAGTGCCATCCAACGACTCCGCTGTGAACtagatattatgaataaa TGTACATCTCTTTGCTGTAAACAAtgtcaagaaacagaaataacaaccaaaaatgaaatattcag TTTATCATTATGTGGGCCGATGGCAGCTTACGTGAATCCTCATGGATACGTGCATGAGACGCTTACTGTGTATAAGGCTTGCAACTTGAATCTGATAGGTCGACCTTCTACAGAGCACAGCTGGTTTCCTGG GTACGCCTGGACTATTGCCCAGTGTAGGATCTGTGCAAGCCATATTGGATGGAAATTTACAGCCACCAAAAAAGACATGTCACCTCAGAAGTTTTGGGGTTTGACTCGATCTGCTCTGTTGCCCACAATCCCAGACACTGAAGATGAGATAAGTCCAGACAAAGTAATACTTTGCTTGTAA